Proteins from a single region of Deltaproteobacteria bacterium:
- a CDS encoding amino acid permease: MDNAHEHGAFSEDSELARQLGLFDSVMVVVGLVIGSGIFLTTGSIAKALPHPSWVLAVWGAGGLICLAGALTLAELGAMMPKAGGQYVFLREAFGDLPAFLFGWAYLSVVHSGSIAAVSAGFAEYLSFFFPKVPRGVASVAAVLLLTWLNVYGVKDSSRLQNVFTLAKVGAILAIGLVGSVLVHSGGTEAVRAPFAGTPPWPGAAAFGVGLIAVLWTFDGWNCITFSAGEVKNPRRNLPLALLLGTLLVTALYVAINYVYLAVIPIDRLKETVRVAEVATTSLFGAKGTVLLVAVVLASTFSSMNAMILTGPRIYFAMARDGLFLPALGKVDAKHGTPAAAVMAQGIWAAALVIFGTYDQLFTMAMCAAMAFYAATGAAVFVLRRKVPEAPRPYRTWGYPVTPLVYIAGTAFVMLNGFVERPWASLAGFGLVATGVPVYLYWRRRRRADAAGR, translated from the coding sequence ATGGACAACGCGCACGAGCACGGAGCCTTTTCCGAGGACTCGGAGCTCGCACGGCAGCTCGGGCTCTTCGACTCGGTGATGGTGGTCGTCGGGCTGGTGATCGGGTCGGGGATCTTCCTCACCACCGGAAGCATCGCCAAGGCCCTGCCGCACCCGAGCTGGGTGCTCGCCGTCTGGGGCGCCGGCGGCCTGATCTGCCTCGCCGGAGCGCTGACGCTGGCCGAGCTCGGCGCGATGATGCCCAAGGCCGGGGGGCAGTACGTCTTTCTGCGCGAGGCGTTCGGCGACCTGCCCGCCTTCCTCTTCGGGTGGGCCTACCTGTCGGTCGTGCACTCGGGGTCCATCGCCGCCGTCTCCGCCGGCTTCGCCGAGTACCTGAGCTTCTTCTTCCCCAAGGTGCCCCGCGGCGTCGCCTCGGTGGCCGCGGTGCTCCTCCTCACCTGGCTCAACGTCTACGGGGTCAAGGACAGCAGCCGGCTACAGAACGTCTTCACGCTGGCCAAGGTGGGGGCGATCCTGGCCATCGGCCTCGTCGGGAGCGTGCTCGTGCACAGCGGCGGCACGGAGGCCGTGCGGGCTCCCTTCGCCGGCACGCCCCCCTGGCCCGGCGCGGCGGCCTTCGGCGTGGGACTCATCGCGGTGCTCTGGACCTTCGACGGCTGGAACTGCATCACCTTCAGCGCCGGCGAGGTGAAGAACCCGCGCCGGAACCTCCCGCTCGCGCTGCTCCTCGGCACGCTGCTCGTGACGGCGCTCTACGTGGCGATCAACTACGTCTACCTGGCGGTGATCCCGATCGACCGGCTCAAGGAGACGGTGCGCGTGGCCGAGGTGGCGACGACCTCGCTCTTCGGGGCCAAGGGGACCGTCCTGCTCGTGGCCGTGGTGCTCGCCTCCACCTTCAGCAGCATGAACGCGATGATCCTCACCGGGCCGCGCATCTACTTCGCCATGGCGCGGGACGGGCTCTTTCTGCCGGCGCTCGGCAAGGTGGACGCGAAGCACGGGACGCCGGCCGCGGCGGTGATGGCGCAGGGAATCTGGGCCGCCGCGCTCGTCATCTTCGGCACCTACGACCAGCTCTTCACCATGGCCATGTGCGCGGCGATGGCCTTCTACGCCGCGACGGGGGCGGCGGTCTTCGTGCTGCGCCGCAAGGTCCCCGAGGCGCCGCGTCCGTACCGCACCTGGGGCTACCCGGTCACGCCGCTCGTCTACATCGCGGGGACGGCCTTCGTGATGCTGAACGGCTTCGTCGAGCGGCCGTGGGCCAGTCTGGCGGGCTTCGGGCTGGTGGCGACGGGGGTCCCCGTCTACCTCTACTGGCGCAGGCGACGGCGCGCCGACGCCGCGGGGCGATAG
- a CDS encoding C39 family peptidase gives MLTWRRALAGCVLPSLLVCLASAERAPKPKAPPPKLPPSAQAVPLVIQPYGFDCGAAAARAVLYYWGAYQGSQRSLYPILNTRSSYGTSPRDLLRGVRRLGLKAELKERMTVPALRKALKEGYSVLVELQAWIDRSGPKIPWAERWDDGHWTAVVGVDRHYVYFMDPSSGDSTRPVGTAAYAYIPIKEFKERWHEWDEDGKRLKHFFQPGVLIKGDRPAGLPLGTVIQGKRPVEAPLKNLVRML, from the coding sequence ATGCTGACCTGGCGTCGCGCGCTGGCAGGCTGCGTCCTGCCCTCGCTCCTCGTGTGCCTCGCGTCCGCCGAACGGGCGCCGAAACCGAAGGCTCCCCCCCCGAAGCTGCCGCCGAGCGCCCAGGCCGTGCCCCTCGTCATCCAGCCCTACGGCTTCGATTGCGGGGCCGCCGCCGCCCGTGCCGTCCTCTATTACTGGGGCGCGTATCAGGGCTCGCAGCGCAGCCTCTACCCGATCCTCAACACCCGGTCGAGCTACGGCACCTCCCCGCGGGACCTCCTGCGCGGGGTGCGGCGGCTGGGCCTGAAGGCGGAGCTCAAGGAGCGGATGACCGTCCCCGCGCTCCGCAAGGCCCTCAAGGAGGGCTACTCCGTGCTGGTCGAGCTCCAGGCCTGGATCGACCGGAGCGGGCCGAAGATCCCCTGGGCCGAGCGCTGGGACGACGGGCACTGGACCGCGGTCGTGGGCGTGGACCGGCACTACGTCTACTTCATGGACCCGTCGTCGGGGGACAGCACGCGCCCGGTGGGGACCGCCGCCTACGCGTACATCCCGATCAAGGAGTTCAAGGAGCGCTGGCACGAGTGGGACGAGGACGGCAAGCGGCTGAAGCACTTCTTCCAGCCCGGCGTGCTGATCAAGGGAGACCGCCCCGCGGGTCTGCCCCTCGGGACCGTGATTCAGGGCAAGCGCCCCGTCGAGGCGCCCCTGAAGAACCTCGTACGGATGCTCTAG
- a CDS encoding TolC family protein, whose amino-acid sequence MIATWLVSLLVPVRVLTLAEAVQTAERHQPQLVQVRESALATAARVGQARAAFLPQVTGTLLYQRATANFAPRPGSLPSQLSVAGQSASFEGFNYFSASLALTQPIYDFGQTLGRYRAAQASARGAEEAARATRGQVLQRVRAAFLQARAQKALIVVTREALANQERHLRQVEGFVEVGTRPAIDLAQSRTDVANARLQAINAENAYRLAKAQLGQAMGAPAGGDFEVADESLPPLVEETWEAQGLLVRAVAARPELASLRAQLEAQRQSLRATRGAYGPSLALSAGFTEAGSQLDAMAWNFSLGVSLSWAIFQGGITRAQVREAEHSLSSLGAQEESLRQQVLFELVQAQLGVRGAQAALGAAGQAVVNARERLRLAEARYQTGAGSGIELGDAQTKVTDAGGQRVLAEYNLGLARAQLLYALGR is encoded by the coding sequence ATGATCGCCACCTGGCTCGTCTCCCTGCTGGTGCCCGTTCGCGTGCTCACCCTGGCCGAGGCGGTGCAGACCGCCGAACGCCACCAGCCGCAGCTGGTCCAGGTGCGCGAGAGCGCCCTCGCCACGGCGGCCCGCGTGGGACAGGCGCGCGCGGCCTTCCTGCCGCAGGTCACCGGCACGCTGCTCTATCAGCGGGCCACGGCGAACTTTGCGCCGCGACCGGGGAGCCTGCCGAGCCAGCTCTCGGTGGCGGGGCAGAGCGCGAGCTTCGAGGGCTTCAACTATTTCAGCGCGAGCCTCGCCCTCACGCAGCCGATCTACGACTTCGGGCAGACCCTCGGTCGCTATCGTGCGGCGCAGGCGAGCGCGCGCGGCGCCGAGGAGGCGGCGCGGGCGACGCGGGGGCAGGTGCTCCAGCGCGTGCGGGCGGCCTTCCTGCAGGCTCGCGCGCAGAAGGCGCTGATCGTCGTCACGCGGGAGGCGCTGGCGAACCAGGAGCGGCACCTCCGGCAGGTGGAGGGCTTCGTGGAGGTGGGTACGCGGCCGGCTATCGACCTGGCGCAGAGCCGGACGGACGTGGCGAACGCGCGACTGCAGGCCATCAACGCGGAGAACGCGTACCGACTGGCGAAGGCCCAGCTCGGCCAGGCCATGGGGGCCCCCGCGGGGGGAGACTTCGAGGTCGCGGACGAGAGCTTGCCCCCGCTCGTCGAGGAGACCTGGGAGGCTCAGGGGCTACTCGTGCGGGCGGTCGCGGCGCGGCCCGAGCTGGCGAGTCTGAGGGCGCAGCTCGAGGCGCAGCGGCAGAGCCTGCGGGCGACGCGCGGCGCGTACGGGCCGTCGCTGGCGCTCTCGGCGGGCTTCACCGAGGCGGGGAGCCAGCTCGACGCCATGGCCTGGAACTTCAGCCTGGGGGTGTCGCTCTCGTGGGCCATCTTTCAGGGGGGGATCACGCGGGCGCAGGTGCGAGAGGCCGAGCACTCCCTCTCGAGTCTCGGGGCGCAGGAGGAGAGCCTGCGCCAGCAGGTGCTCTTCGAGCTCGTGCAGGCGCAGCTCGGCGTGCGTGGGGCGCAGGCGGCGCTCGGCGCGGCCGGCCAGGCGGTGGTGAACGCGCGCGAGCGTCTGCGGCTGGCCGAGGCGCGCTACCAGACGGGGGCCGGGAGCGGGATCGAGCTCGGCGACGCCCAGACCAAGGTCACGGACGCGGGGGGGCAGCGGGTGCTCGCGGAATACAACCTGGGGCTCGCTCGGGCGCAGCTCCTCTACGCGCTCGGGCGGTGA
- a CDS encoding M28 family peptidase, with the protein MTTPTTARLRALAPLAVALALVLGLAPAEARRASQPAAREVERARPALAPVPFDVQVGRYRRHVELFAGRHVTTVTNANGQRRRVRFTDRYVASPRHQLAEAANWLEAHYRARGLSVERQRIRYEGQVLENVIVTFPGDSKEAVLLCDHYDTADKEQIRKYTLPQLTRDYGLTRRQIARHLGKLELGQAVPGADDNASATAALLEMGELLSACRTNGVRLKKTVKLVHLVGEEMPADCLGARAYVKRAVARREKIAGVFVMDMIGVDREGRKKLQLCPGRSAASRELAGRIERKVGELGLDLRPVVRTYGAQTSYLDQTDGIIFSKAGIPVVLLNEHVNYRHDRFRVGYHDEFDIPELMSFDYAANVTRAALSAALDLAGPYRPAASARRRLRQ; encoded by the coding sequence ATGACGACCCCTACCACCGCCCGTCTCCGTGCTCTCGCCCCCCTCGCCGTCGCCCTCGCGCTCGTCCTCGGGCTCGCCCCCGCCGAGGCCCGACGCGCGTCGCAGCCCGCGGCGCGCGAGGTCGAGCGCGCGCGTCCCGCCCTCGCCCCCGTCCCCTTCGACGTGCAGGTCGGCCGCTATCGCCGCCACGTGGAGCTCTTCGCCGGCCGGCACGTGACCACCGTGACGAACGCGAACGGCCAGCGCCGCCGCGTGCGCTTCACCGACCGCTACGTGGCGAGCCCGCGCCACCAGCTCGCCGAGGCCGCGAACTGGCTCGAGGCCCACTACCGCGCGCGGGGCCTCTCGGTGGAGCGGCAGCGGATCCGCTACGAGGGCCAGGTCCTGGAGAACGTGATCGTCACCTTCCCCGGAGACTCGAAGGAGGCTGTCCTCCTCTGCGACCACTACGACACCGCCGACAAGGAACAGATCCGCAAGTACACGCTGCCGCAGCTCACGCGCGACTACGGGCTCACGCGCCGGCAGATCGCGCGGCACCTGGGGAAGCTCGAGCTCGGTCAGGCGGTCCCCGGCGCCGACGACAACGCGAGCGCCACCGCCGCGCTGCTCGAGATGGGAGAGCTCCTCTCGGCCTGCCGCACGAACGGCGTGCGCCTGAAGAAGACGGTCAAGCTCGTGCACCTGGTGGGCGAGGAGATGCCGGCCGACTGCCTCGGCGCGCGCGCCTACGTGAAGCGCGCGGTGGCCCGCCGCGAGAAGATCGCCGGCGTCTTCGTGATGGACATGATCGGCGTGGATCGCGAGGGGCGAAAGAAGCTTCAGCTCTGCCCCGGGCGGAGCGCCGCCTCGCGCGAGCTGGCCGGCCGCATCGAGCGCAAGGTGGGCGAGCTCGGCCTCGACCTCCGGCCGGTGGTGCGCACCTACGGCGCCCAGACCTCGTACCTCGACCAGACCGACGGCATCATCTTCTCGAAGGCCGGTATCCCGGTGGTGCTCCTCAACGAGCACGTGAACTACCGCCACGACCGCTTCCGCGTGGGCTACCACGACGAGTTCGACATCCCCGAGCTGATGTCCTTCGACTACGCGGCGAACGTCACGCGGGCCGCGCTGTCGGCGGCGCTCGACCTCGCGGGTCCCTATCGCCCCGCGGCGTCGGCGCGCCGTCGCCTGCGCCAGTAG
- a CDS encoding aminotransferase class III-fold pyridoxal phosphate-dependent enzyme, with translation MSSNHRFPDSPVFYRNLQRTFPLIVRGEGIYLFDEQGKRYLDGSSGAMVVNVGHGVPEIADAVAAQLRQVAYVNGTQFTNAPVEALARELLEVLPPPLRYSYFLSSGSEAIEAAVKLARQVCLERGRPGKWKVITRTPAYHGNTMLALSLSAREHYRKSYQPYLGTFPRIACPDDYRHPGCPACTGDALEAAILTEGPESVAAFLAEPIVGSSGGALVPGEGYYRRIREICDRYDVLFIADEILAGMGRTGRWLSLEHWEVAADIVTLGKGLTGGTAPLSAVVARPELVELLAANQGYFNHAQTFSHAPAACAAGLATLRYLKQHRLVERAATLEAPFFDALRRLDRHAIVGSIRGKGLLAGIELVADRTTKEPFARSERVAERLTARALERGLIVWPNVGNVDGQRGDLLLVAPPLVISKAQLDELVGLLDEALTEL, from the coding sequence ATGAGCTCGAACCACCGCTTCCCCGACAGTCCGGTCTTCTATCGGAACCTGCAGCGCACCTTCCCGCTCATCGTGCGGGGCGAAGGGATCTACCTCTTCGACGAACAGGGGAAGCGCTACCTCGACGGCTCGAGCGGAGCGATGGTGGTGAACGTCGGTCACGGCGTGCCCGAGATCGCCGACGCCGTCGCGGCGCAGCTGCGCCAAGTGGCCTACGTGAACGGCACGCAGTTCACGAATGCGCCGGTGGAGGCGCTCGCGCGCGAGCTCCTCGAGGTGCTGCCGCCGCCGCTCCGCTACAGCTACTTCCTCTCGAGCGGCTCCGAGGCGATCGAGGCCGCGGTGAAGCTCGCGCGGCAGGTCTGCCTCGAGCGCGGGAGGCCGGGCAAGTGGAAGGTCATCACCCGCACCCCGGCCTACCACGGCAACACCATGCTCGCCCTCTCGCTCTCGGCGCGGGAGCATTACCGCAAGAGCTACCAGCCCTACCTCGGCACCTTTCCGCGCATCGCGTGCCCCGACGACTACCGGCATCCGGGGTGTCCGGCCTGCACGGGGGACGCGCTCGAGGCGGCGATCCTGACCGAGGGACCCGAGAGCGTGGCGGCCTTTCTGGCCGAGCCGATCGTGGGCTCCTCGGGGGGCGCGCTCGTCCCGGGCGAGGGCTACTACCGGCGGATCCGCGAGATCTGCGACCGCTACGACGTGCTCTTCATCGCCGACGAGATCCTGGCCGGGATGGGGCGCACGGGGCGGTGGCTGAGCCTCGAGCACTGGGAGGTGGCCGCCGACATCGTGACGCTCGGCAAGGGCCTCACCGGCGGCACGGCCCCGCTCTCGGCGGTGGTCGCGCGCCCCGAGCTCGTCGAGCTCCTCGCGGCGAACCAGGGCTACTTCAACCACGCGCAGACCTTCTCGCACGCGCCGGCGGCCTGCGCCGCGGGACTCGCCACCCTGCGCTACCTCAAGCAGCACCGGCTGGTCGAGCGGGCGGCGACGCTCGAGGCCCCCTTCTTCGACGCCCTGAGGCGGCTCGACCGCCACGCGATCGTGGGCAGCATCCGCGGCAAGGGGCTCCTCGCGGGGATCGAGCTCGTCGCCGATCGCACGACGAAGGAGCCCTTCGCGCGCTCCGAGCGGGTGGCGGAGCGGCTGACGGCGCGGGCCCTCGAACGCGGCCTCATCGTCTGGCCCAACGTGGGCAACGTGGACGGCCAGCGGGGGGACCTCCTGCTCGTGGCCCCGCCGCTCGTCATCTCGAAGGCCCAGCTCGACGAGCTCGTCGGACTCCTCGACGAGGCGCTGACCGAGCTGTGA
- a CDS encoding ABC transporter permease, with amino-acid sequence MNPFVTFQVAVRALLRNKTRSLLTMLGVIIGVAAVIAMVAIGEGAKARVEQAFTSLGTNLVVVMPGTTTAGGAHGGFGSQPSLTWEDLRAIRAELSSVRYAAPLLRSAGQVISEEQNWGTGIIGTTPEYFAIRSWKASLGRLFDQAEVEAGTKVVVLGQVVAEKLFGPEVNPVGRFVRLKNVPFEVVGVLVPKGQSGMGQNADDAVYVPAAAFESRIEGGMRQFINGMIMLGASTQGDTERAVRDVTRLLRERHRIPPGGDNDFSVHNVTEMASAFQQSTETLTTLLASIAIVSLIVGGIGIMNIMLVSVTERTREIGVRMAVGAKPRHIRAQFLVEALVLSMIGGVIGMALGIGAASRIGSQFGWPVLVRPDIVMVAVGFSALVGVVFGLYPAHKASRLDPIEALRYE; translated from the coding sequence GTGAACCCCTTCGTGACCTTCCAGGTGGCCGTGCGGGCGCTGCTGCGCAACAAGACGCGGTCGCTCTTGACGATGCTCGGGGTGATCATCGGCGTGGCAGCCGTCATCGCGATGGTGGCTATCGGCGAAGGAGCCAAGGCCCGGGTCGAGCAGGCCTTCACCTCGCTCGGCACGAACCTGGTGGTCGTGATGCCGGGGACCACCACCGCCGGCGGCGCCCACGGGGGCTTCGGCTCGCAGCCGTCGCTCACCTGGGAGGACCTGCGGGCCATTCGCGCGGAGCTCTCGAGCGTCCGTTACGCGGCGCCGCTCCTGCGCAGCGCCGGGCAGGTGATCTCCGAGGAGCAGAACTGGGGGACCGGGATCATCGGGACCACGCCCGAGTACTTCGCCATCCGGAGCTGGAAGGCCAGCCTCGGCCGGCTCTTCGACCAGGCCGAGGTGGAGGCGGGGACCAAGGTGGTGGTCCTCGGCCAGGTGGTGGCCGAGAAGCTCTTCGGCCCCGAGGTGAATCCGGTCGGTCGCTTCGTGCGCCTGAAGAACGTCCCCTTCGAGGTCGTGGGCGTGCTCGTGCCCAAGGGACAGTCGGGCATGGGGCAGAACGCCGACGACGCGGTCTACGTGCCGGCCGCGGCCTTCGAGAGCCGCATCGAGGGGGGGATGCGGCAGTTCATCAACGGCATGATCATGCTCGGCGCGAGCACGCAAGGGGACACCGAGCGGGCGGTGCGCGACGTGACGCGGCTGCTGCGCGAGAGGCACCGCATCCCGCCGGGCGGGGACAACGACTTCTCGGTCCACAACGTGACCGAGATGGCGTCGGCCTTTCAGCAGAGCACGGAGACGCTCACCACGCTCCTCGCCAGCATCGCGATCGTCTCGCTCATCGTGGGAGGGATCGGGATCATGAACATCATGCTCGTGAGCGTCACCGAGCGGACGCGGGAGATCGGGGTGCGTATGGCCGTGGGCGCCAAGCCGCGGCACATCCGCGCGCAGTTTCTCGTCGAGGCGCTGGTCCTCTCCATGATCGGCGGAGTGATCGGCATGGCGCTCGGGATCGGCGCGGCGAGTCGCATCGGCTCGCAGTTCGGCTGGCCGGTGCTCGTCCGGCCGGACATCGTGATGGTGGCCGTGGGGTTCAGCGCGCTCGTGGGCGTGGTCTTCGGCCTCTATCCCGCGCACAAGGCGTCGCGCCTCGATCCGATCGAGGCCCTGAGGTACGAGTGA
- a CDS encoding aldehyde dehydrogenase family protein, protein MANEPKITYTTLLSSESFHADYEQACRALEGRFGALHRNVIASAPSESSRVAEVHAPHDTRLLLGRVQRASAKEASLALSAAHAAFPAWRDTPWRARAALLRQAAERLRARRTELAALMSFEVGKNRFEAMGEAEESVDLIEYYCSLLERHDGYREPMNRLGADEENESVYRPYGAWTVIAPFNFPAALSVGMISAALLAGNTVVYKPAEQAPLTGHLLFEVLAGAGLPPDVLQLVCGDGEEAGQALVSHPLCAGVAFTGSYAVGMQLYRSFGSDYPKPMVIEMGGKNPAIVLASADLDAAAEGVMRSSMGYGGQKCSACSRAYVAREVLEPFLDRLVARVRGLTVGPPTARETFLGPLISAQAKVGFAHHVARARAEGHQLLVGGDALSDERLAHGHYVPPTVVRCRDGSSALFHEELFAPLLLVAPVADLDEALTLANAAPYGLTAGLFSRVPAEIEYFLANIEAGVTYVNRRSGATTGAWPGVNPFGGWKASGSTGPAGLGPNYLLRFLREQSRTRHAY, encoded by the coding sequence ATGGCGAACGAGCCCAAGATCACCTACACCACCCTCCTCTCCTCGGAGAGCTTCCACGCCGACTACGAGCAGGCCTGCCGCGCGCTCGAAGGGCGCTTCGGCGCGCTCCACCGCAACGTGATCGCCTCCGCCCCCTCCGAGTCGTCGCGAGTCGCCGAGGTGCACGCGCCGCACGATACGCGCCTGCTCCTCGGGCGCGTGCAGCGCGCCTCCGCCAAGGAGGCCAGCCTGGCCCTCTCGGCCGCGCACGCCGCCTTCCCCGCCTGGAGGGACACCCCCTGGCGCGCTCGCGCGGCGCTGCTGCGCCAGGCCGCCGAGCGCCTGCGCGCCCGCCGCACCGAGCTCGCCGCGCTGATGTCCTTCGAGGTGGGCAAGAACCGCTTCGAGGCGATGGGCGAGGCCGAGGAATCGGTGGACCTCATCGAGTACTACTGCTCGCTCCTCGAGCGCCACGACGGCTACCGCGAGCCGATGAACCGCCTCGGCGCCGACGAGGAGAACGAGAGCGTCTACCGCCCCTACGGGGCCTGGACCGTGATCGCGCCCTTCAATTTTCCGGCGGCCCTCTCGGTCGGCATGATCTCGGCCGCGCTCCTCGCCGGGAACACCGTGGTCTACAAGCCCGCCGAGCAGGCGCCGTTGACCGGGCACCTGCTCTTCGAGGTGCTGGCCGGCGCGGGTCTGCCACCCGACGTCCTGCAGCTCGTCTGCGGCGACGGCGAGGAGGCCGGGCAAGCCCTCGTCTCGCACCCGCTCTGCGCGGGCGTGGCCTTCACCGGCTCGTACGCCGTCGGCATGCAGCTCTACCGGTCCTTCGGCAGCGACTACCCGAAGCCGATGGTGATCGAGATGGGCGGCAAGAACCCGGCGATCGTGCTCGCCAGCGCCGACCTCGACGCGGCGGCCGAGGGGGTGATGCGCTCCTCCATGGGCTACGGGGGCCAGAAGTGCAGCGCCTGCTCGCGCGCCTACGTGGCCCGCGAGGTGCTCGAGCCGTTCCTCGACCGGCTCGTCGCGCGGGTCCGCGGCCTCACGGTCGGCCCGCCGACGGCGCGCGAGACCTTCCTCGGGCCGCTCATCAGCGCGCAGGCCAAGGTCGGTTTCGCGCACCACGTGGCGCGCGCCCGGGCGGAGGGACACCAGCTACTGGTCGGCGGAGACGCCCTCTCCGACGAGCGGCTGGCCCACGGCCACTACGTCCCCCCGACCGTCGTGCGCTGCCGGGACGGTTCGAGCGCGCTCTTTCACGAGGAGCTCTTCGCGCCGCTGCTGCTCGTCGCGCCGGTCGCGGACCTCGACGAGGCCCTGACCCTCGCCAACGCCGCCCCCTACGGCCTGACCGCGGGGCTCTTCAGCCGCGTCCCGGCCGAAATAGAATACTTCCTCGCAAACATCGAGGCGGGGGTGACCTACGTGAACCGGCGCAGCGGCGCCACCACCGGCGCCTGGCCGGGAGTCAACCCCTTCGGCGGCTGGAAGGCCTCGGGCTCGACCGGGCCCGCGGGCCTCGGCCCGAACTACCTCCTCCGGTTCCTGCGCGAGCAGAGCCGGACCCGCCACGCCTACTGA
- a CDS encoding ABC transporter ATP-binding protein: protein MITLDAVEKTYRMGEVEVRALRGITLGIGAGEFVAIMGASGSGKSTLMNIIGCLDRPTAGRYLLAGGEVSALNRNQLAETRNRSLGFVFQGFNLLRRTTALENVELPLIYAGVGTRERRRRALEALARVGLGDRARHQPSQLSGGQQQRVAIARAIVTRPQIILADEPTGNLDSATQVEVMALLRELGRSGITVVLVTHERDVASYASRLVVIKDGLLASDELQVPHEPEEARA, encoded by the coding sequence CTGATTACGCTCGACGCGGTGGAGAAGACCTACCGTATGGGCGAGGTGGAGGTCCGCGCGCTGCGGGGGATCACCCTCGGCATCGGGGCGGGGGAGTTCGTGGCCATCATGGGGGCCTCGGGCTCGGGGAAGTCGACGCTGATGAACATCATCGGCTGCCTCGACCGGCCGACCGCCGGCCGCTACCTGCTCGCCGGCGGTGAGGTGAGCGCGCTGAACCGGAATCAGCTCGCCGAGACGCGGAACCGGTCGCTCGGCTTCGTCTTCCAGGGGTTCAACCTGCTGCGTCGGACCACCGCGCTCGAGAACGTGGAGCTCCCGCTGATCTACGCCGGGGTAGGGACGCGCGAGCGGCGGCGTCGAGCCCTCGAGGCGCTGGCGCGCGTGGGGCTCGGGGACCGCGCGCGCCACCAGCCGAGCCAGCTCTCGGGGGGCCAGCAGCAGCGGGTGGCCATCGCCCGGGCGATCGTGACCCGGCCGCAGATCATCCTGGCCGACGAGCCCACGGGGAACCTCGACTCGGCGACGCAGGTGGAGGTCATGGCGCTGCTCCGCGAGCTCGGCCGCAGCGGCATCACCGTGGTGCTCGTGACGCACGAGCGGGACGTGGCGAGCTACGCCTCGCGCCTGGTGGTGATCAAGGACGGGCTCCTCGCCTCCGACGAGCTGCAGGTCCCGCACGAACCGGAGGAGGCCCGGGCGTGA
- a CDS encoding efflux RND transporter periplasmic adaptor subunit — protein sequence MKARAVWITLVAGLALAAGGWFLYGRTKRPAGPKLETARVDRGSVVARVVAAGALQPRVTVQVGSQVSGRIRNLNVDFNDRVKKGQVIARIDPQLFEAAVEQARANHAAAEASLARSRVQAAEAQRQLRRTRALAERRLVAPADLDTARATAEAAEAQEKASAASLAQARAAHNQSRVNLAYTTIVSPIDGIVISRNVDVGQTVAASLQAPTLFTIAEDLRKMEVHTNVAEADIGRIVSGMPVTFTVDAYPQQPFKGAVRQVRNAPQTVQNVVTYDVVVEVENAELKLKPGMTANVTFVYAEAEDTLRVPNAALRFRAPAEWRARSGDRAGSAGDARGEARKKVGGRDAGRGKGRGTDDAATDAEGAVATKVRGDRRVLWVLRDGVPTPCVVRVGISDGSRTAIREGELREGDEVVTDAGGERGAAAPPGGGPGGGRGFMRRL from the coding sequence ATGAAAGCGCGCGCCGTCTGGATCACCCTCGTGGCGGGGCTCGCCCTGGCGGCCGGGGGGTGGTTCCTCTACGGCCGGACCAAGCGGCCGGCCGGGCCGAAGCTGGAGACGGCGCGGGTGGATCGCGGGTCGGTGGTGGCCCGGGTGGTGGCGGCCGGTGCGCTGCAGCCCCGGGTCACGGTGCAGGTGGGGAGCCAGGTCTCGGGGCGCATCCGGAACCTGAATGTCGACTTCAACGACCGCGTCAAGAAGGGGCAGGTCATCGCGCGCATCGATCCCCAGCTCTTCGAGGCCGCGGTGGAGCAGGCCCGGGCCAATCACGCGGCGGCCGAGGCCTCGCTGGCCCGCTCGCGCGTGCAGGCGGCCGAGGCGCAGCGCCAGCTCCGTCGCACGCGGGCGCTGGCGGAGCGTCGGCTCGTCGCACCGGCGGACCTGGACACGGCGCGGGCCACCGCGGAGGCGGCCGAGGCGCAGGAGAAGGCCTCGGCGGCCTCGCTGGCCCAGGCCCGAGCGGCCCACAACCAGTCCCGCGTGAACCTGGCCTACACCACGATCGTCTCTCCCATCGACGGGATCGTCATCTCGCGCAACGTGGACGTGGGCCAGACCGTGGCGGCGTCGCTCCAGGCGCCGACGCTCTTCACCATCGCCGAGGACCTGCGCAAGATGGAGGTGCACACCAACGTGGCCGAGGCCGACATCGGGCGCATCGTGTCGGGGATGCCCGTGACCTTCACCGTGGACGCGTATCCGCAGCAGCCGTTCAAGGGGGCGGTGCGGCAGGTGCGCAACGCCCCCCAGACGGTGCAGAACGTCGTGACCTACGACGTGGTGGTGGAGGTCGAGAACGCCGAGCTCAAGCTCAAGCCGGGCATGACCGCGAACGTGACCTTCGTCTACGCCGAGGCCGAGGACACCCTCCGGGTGCCGAACGCCGCGCTGCGTTTTCGCGCGCCGGCGGAGTGGCGCGCGCGGAGCGGAGACCGGGCAGGGTCCGCAGGTGACGCGCGTGGCGAGGCGCGTAAGAAGGTTGGCGGCCGGGACGCCGGGCGCGGGAAGGGGCGCGGCACCGACGACGCGGCGACCGACGCCGAGGGAGCCGTGGCGACGAAGGTGCGCGGAGATCGTCGCGTGCTCTGGGTCCTGCGCGACGGGGTGCCGACGCCGTGCGTGGTGCGCGTCGGCATCTCCGACGGCAGCCGGACCGCGATCCGCGAGGGGGAGCTGCGCGAAGGGGACGAGGTGGTGACCGACGCGGGCGGCGAACGCGGCGCGGCGGCGCCACCGGGCGGCGGCCCCGGCGGCGGCCGCGGCTTCATGCGGCGGCTGTGA